One Cryptomeria japonica chromosome 9, Sugi_1.0, whole genome shotgun sequence genomic window carries:
- the LOC131071635 gene encoding probable xyloglucan endotransglucosylase/hydrolase protein 32, producing MASLLHVSGCLYVLKNILISSLLFFNSLVYPSPAMSFLACTNNTVPCLPGKPVTDYFKTLKFSDGYSNLWGPQHQHVSQDQSTVTLLLDRYSGSGFKSKEAYMYGFFNAAIKLQAGYTAGVLTSFYLSNNEVYTGKHDEVDMEFLGTIPGEPYKLQTNVYGNGTGDGPHLIGREQQFHLWFDPTQDFHNYSILWTPHHILFFVDSIPIRRFPKVPSLGGTYPSKPMSVYATIWDASSWATEGGKYKANYSYEPFLGTYTDFMINGCSEEDMKCWYGFLDTFIPSNLNDPLRDALKFVRNNYMTYDYCHDFQRYPKGSMPECPPEVIKNLDESSILLFGGTQYNNAEDQ from the exons ATGGCTTCCTTACTTCATGTATCAGGATGTTTGTATGTTCTCAAGAACATACTGATCTCTTCTCTTTTGTTTTTTAATAGTTTAGTCTACCCAAGTCCAGCAATGAGTTTCCTAGCATGTACAAATAATACTGTTCCCTGCTTGCCAGGGAAACCTGTTACAGATtatttcaaaaccttgaagtttTCAGATGGCTATTCTAATCTTTGGGGTCCTCAGCATCAACATGTTTCTCAAGACCAGTCGACTGTGACCCTTCTATTGGATAGATACTCGG GTAGTGGGTTTAAGTCAAAAGAGGCTTACATGTATGGTTTTTTCAATGCTGCTATAAAACTTCAGGCAGGCTACACTGCAGGAGTGCTTACTTCATTCTAT CTGTCAAACAATGAGGTCTACACAGGGAAACACGACGAAGTAGACATGGAGTTTTTGGGAACAATACCTGGAGAGCCTTATAAACTGCAGACCAATGTGTATGGAAATGGTACTGGAGATGGACCCCATCTCATAGGCAGAGAACAGCAGTTTCATCTCTGGTTCGATCCAACACAGGATTTCCATAACTACAGCATCCTCTGGACACCTCATCACATCCT ATTTTTTGTGGACAGTATTCCCATAAGGAGGTTTCCAAAAGTGCCGAGCCTTGGAGGGACATATCCATCGAAGCCAATGTCTGTGTATGCAACAATTTGGGATGCATCTTCATGGGCCACAGAAGGAGGGAAATACAAGGCCAATTACAGCTACGAGCCATTCTTGGGAACTTACACTGACTTCATGATCAATGGATGTTCTGAAGAAGATATGAAGTGTTGGTATGGGTTTTTGGATACATTCATTCCTTCCAATCTGAATGACCCTCTCAGAGATGCCCTAAAATTTGTACGCAACAATTATATGACATATGATTACTGTCATGATTTTCAGCGATATCCCAAGGGCTCCATGCCTGAATGCCCACCTGAAGTCATTAAGAATCTTGATGAGTCCTCCATTCTGCTATTTGGAGGAACACAATATAATAATGCAGAAGACCAGTGA